In a genomic window of Natronospira bacteriovora:
- the rpiA gene encoding ribose-5-phosphate isomerase RpiA — MSSDAAKREAARAALKFVEEGCILGVGTGSTVNHFIDLLAAEGPSIRAAVSSSDASTQRLQEHGIEVMELNSSGDLDLYVDGADESNRLLQLIKGGGGALTREKIIAAASRKFVCIADRSKLVRALGAFPLPVEVIPMARSYVARKLKALGGIPNWREGFVTDNGNQIIDVSGLTISEPIKLEDTINAIPGVVTVGLFARRGADVLLLGGEDGVERIDRR, encoded by the coding sequence ATGAGCTCAGATGCCGCCAAGCGGGAAGCCGCCCGCGCCGCCCTGAAATTCGTCGAGGAAGGCTGCATCCTCGGTGTCGGAACGGGCTCCACCGTGAATCATTTCATCGATCTGCTGGCGGCCGAAGGGCCGAGTATCCGCGCTGCGGTCTCCAGTTCCGACGCCAGCACCCAGCGGCTGCAGGAGCATGGCATCGAGGTCATGGAGCTCAACAGCAGCGGTGATCTGGATCTGTACGTGGACGGTGCGGATGAAAGCAATCGCCTCCTGCAGCTGATCAAAGGCGGGGGCGGTGCCCTGACCCGAGAAAAGATCATCGCGGCAGCCTCGCGGAAATTCGTCTGCATCGCGGACCGCAGCAAGCTGGTGCGCGCCCTGGGGGCCTTTCCTCTGCCGGTGGAGGTCATTCCCATGGCCCGGAGCTACGTGGCCCGGAAACTGAAGGCGCTTGGCGGCATTCCCAACTGGCGCGAAGGCTTCGTTACCGACAATGGGAACCAGATCATTGACGTCTCCGGCCTGACCATCTCCGAGCCCATCAAGCTGGAAGACACCATCAATGCCATTCCCGGCGTGGTCACCGTGGGCCTGTTCGCCCGCCGTGGTGCGGATGTGCTTCTGTTGGGCGGCGAGGATGGGGTGGAGCGGATTGATCGGCGGTGA
- a CDS encoding UPF0149 family protein: protein MDIPNFDKVSRALKQMEGLSEASESHGTLVGLLAAAPDENWRDRWLKMCLKADDSAQGVVSMPADASPILNAVFDGTVAGLADLQLRFEPLLPGDEAPLAERARALGLWSQGFLYGFSMARPGRHDSLPSQVREVLDDLARLAQVEAPEGEGDEQDEVAFAEIIEYLRVAAQLVHDELRLAAPQPDSGTRH from the coding sequence TTGGATATCCCGAATTTTGACAAGGTCAGCCGCGCGCTGAAACAGATGGAGGGGCTCTCCGAAGCCAGTGAAAGTCACGGCACCCTCGTGGGGCTGCTGGCCGCTGCGCCGGATGAGAACTGGCGTGATCGCTGGCTGAAGATGTGTCTGAAGGCGGATGACAGTGCTCAGGGTGTGGTATCGATGCCGGCGGATGCCAGCCCGATCCTGAACGCTGTTTTTGATGGCACGGTTGCCGGACTGGCGGACCTCCAGTTGCGCTTCGAGCCATTGTTACCGGGTGACGAAGCCCCGCTGGCCGAACGGGCCCGTGCCCTGGGCCTGTGGTCGCAGGGCTTTCTCTATGGTTTCAGCATGGCGCGTCCAGGCCGACACGACAGCCTTCCATCCCAGGTCCGCGAGGTGCTGGACGATCTGGCTCGCCTTGCGCAGGTGGAAGCGCCGGAAGGGGAGGGTGATGAGCAGGATGAAGTGGCCTTTGCCGAGATCATCGAGTACCTGCGTGTCGCCGCCCAGCTGGTTCATGATGAACTCAGGCTGGCGGCCCCGCAGCCGGACAGTGGCACACGCCACTGA
- a CDS encoding FAD-dependent monooxygenase — translation MSRGSSTRSDVDFDVLIAGGGMVGASLALALSVTPWRIGLIEPAPLSSGENPSFDERATALSWSSRQFLHSVGLWETLADGASAIRHIHVSEQGRFGRSRLHADDLGVDALGHVLPNRLLGQALSEHLAGCDNVSLIKAGVSAIQRPANSDEPVCVRDSADREWCADLVVVADGARSRLRDALGIPAQTVRFPHVALVANLEVERPHQGWAFERFTPQGPMALLPLPEADGVRHRMNLVMSLAREEAEACQQMDASRLLGELRARFGSHLGAFRAIGERSVYPLFQVRARRLVDERVVLAGNAAMSLHPVAGQGFNLALRGIGDLAERLIETAAQSGDPGSPTLLQTHARERDRDIAWTGSWTRGLVEGFTLALPGVGPLRSTALLGLDRLGPLRRWFVRQAMGRKVGLSRLSRGVAPRR, via the coding sequence ATGAGCAGGGGCAGCTCAACGCGGAGCGACGTTGATTTTGATGTCCTGATCGCCGGCGGTGGAATGGTCGGTGCGAGTCTGGCGCTTGCCCTGTCGGTTACCCCATGGCGAATTGGCCTGATTGAACCGGCACCGCTGTCCAGCGGTGAAAACCCCAGTTTCGACGAGCGGGCAACGGCCTTGTCCTGGTCATCACGCCAGTTTCTCCACAGTGTGGGTCTGTGGGAAACCCTGGCCGACGGAGCCAGTGCCATCCGCCACATCCATGTCTCTGAGCAGGGCCGTTTCGGCCGTTCGCGCCTGCACGCTGATGATCTTGGCGTTGATGCCCTCGGTCATGTGCTGCCCAACCGCCTGCTGGGTCAGGCACTGTCTGAGCACCTGGCGGGCTGTGATAACGTCAGCCTGATCAAGGCGGGCGTGAGCGCCATCCAGCGACCGGCAAACAGTGACGAACCCGTCTGCGTGCGGGACAGCGCGGATCGGGAATGGTGTGCCGATCTTGTGGTGGTGGCGGATGGTGCGCGCTCTCGGCTACGGGACGCCCTGGGGATTCCCGCTCAGACCGTGCGCTTCCCCCATGTGGCTTTGGTGGCTAATCTGGAAGTTGAAAGACCGCATCAGGGCTGGGCCTTCGAGCGTTTCACGCCGCAGGGGCCCATGGCCCTGCTGCCCTTGCCGGAGGCCGACGGTGTCCGGCACCGCATGAACCTGGTCATGAGTCTTGCACGGGAGGAGGCGGAAGCCTGTCAGCAGATGGATGCGTCCCGCTTGCTGGGGGAGCTGCGAGCGCGCTTCGGCTCCCACCTGGGCGCATTCCGGGCAATAGGGGAACGCTCGGTCTATCCCCTGTTCCAGGTTCGCGCCCGTCGCCTGGTGGATGAGCGAGTGGTGCTGGCGGGCAATGCCGCCATGTCTCTGCATCCGGTGGCCGGACAGGGTTTCAACCTGGCCTTGCGCGGGATTGGGGATCTGGCGGAACGGCTGATTGAAACGGCCGCTCAGTCCGGTGACCCTGGATCGCCGACACTGCTGCAGACCCATGCCCGTGAGCGTGACCGTGATATTGCCTGGACAGGCAGCTGGACCCGGGGTCTGGTGGAGGGTTTTACACTGGCATTGCCCGGGGTCGGCCCATTGCGAAGCACCGCTCTGTTGGGTCTTGATCGCCTCGGCCCGCTTCGGCGCTGGTTTGTGCGCCAGGCCATGGGTCGGAAGGTCGGCCTGTCACGCCTGTCGCGAGGTGTTGCCCCCAGGCGTTGA
- the rplM gene encoding 50S ribosomal protein L13, translating into MKTFSAKPETVKRDWYVVDAEGKTLGRLCTEIARRLRGKHKPEYTPHVDTGDYIVVVNAEKVRVSGNKAQDKQYFWHTGYVGHMKSRSFSEMIERRPERVIELAVKGMLPKNPLGRQMYRKLKVYAGPDHQHAAQQPKPLEV; encoded by the coding sequence ATGAAGACGTTTTCCGCCAAGCCGGAGACTGTAAAGCGTGACTGGTATGTCGTGGACGCCGAAGGCAAGACCCTCGGTCGTCTGTGCACCGAGATCGCCCGCCGTCTCCGCGGCAAGCACAAGCCCGAATACACGCCTCACGTGGACACCGGCGATTACATCGTCGTGGTCAACGCCGAGAAGGTGCGCGTGTCCGGCAACAAGGCCCAGGACAAGCAGTACTTCTGGCATACCGGCTATGTGGGTCACATGAAGAGCCGCTCGTTCTCCGAGATGATCGAAAGACGTCCGGAGCGGGTGATTGAGCTCGCCGTGAAGGGCATGCTGCCCAAGAACCCTCTCGGCCGTCAGATGTATCGGAAGCTGAAGGTATACGCCGGCCCCGATCATCAGCACGCCGCCCAGCAGCCCAAGCCGCTGGAAGTCTGA
- a CDS encoding 5-formyltetrahydrofolate cyclo-ligase — protein sequence MASATDIRRRMRSRRRALTPQWHRRMSDRLCTRLVTSPDYLKAHDVAAYLAFGGEPDLAPLMHHATSHGKRIYLPVLTQDRRMIFREWTPDVVMEINRFGIAEPQRGGRERDGQHLDLVLTPLVAFDAAGNRIGMGAGFYDRTFAFRRMRQHWTGPRLVGVAWAFQEQDRIESMPWDVPLDAVISEQGWTRPE from the coding sequence ATGGCGTCAGCCACTGACATTCGCCGACGAATGCGTTCCCGCCGCCGGGCGCTGACGCCCCAATGGCATCGTCGCATGAGTGATCGCCTCTGTACGCGGCTTGTCACCTCCCCTGATTATCTCAAGGCCCATGACGTGGCCGCCTACCTGGCCTTTGGTGGAGAGCCCGACCTTGCACCACTGATGCACCACGCCACTTCCCACGGCAAACGCATCTATCTGCCGGTTCTCACCCAGGACAGGCGCATGATCTTTCGTGAATGGACTCCCGACGTGGTGATGGAAATCAATCGTTTCGGCATCGCCGAGCCACAACGGGGCGGCCGCGAACGGGACGGACAGCATCTGGATCTGGTTCTGACGCCCCTGGTCGCCTTTGATGCCGCCGGAAACCGCATTGGCATGGGGGCGGGTTTCTACGACCGTACCTTCGCCTTCAGGCGAATGCGGCAGCACTGGACGGGGCCGCGACTGGTTGGCGTGGCCTGGGCTTTCCAGGAACAGGATCGGATCGAATCCATGCCATGGGATGTTCCTCTCGATGCCGTGATCAGTGAACAGGGCTGGACACGGCCGGAATGA
- a CDS encoding potassium/proton antiporter, with the protein MEITNQVILFIGMIFLVSILASIISARLGAPLLLVFLVIGMMLGEEGLGIRFDDIQTAHLIGSLALAIILFDGGLRTSTSSFRVGLKPAISLASVGVLITAVITGLFAAWLLELHWIYGLLMGAIIGSTDAAAVFSLLHTSKLELQQRVGATLEIESGSNDPMAIFLTLVMVELIISGQKQLDWLISIEFIRQMGLGAIMGLGGAWLAARSVNALPLTPGLYPLLALAAGLLIFGATAMVGGSGFLAIYLAGIVLGNTRVQSVQNIRRFHDGMAWISQIVMFLMLGLLVTPSELLHVALPALLIALVLIFIARPIAVFLSLIPFRFALREQTFIGWVGLRGAVPIILAIFPLLAGIPEAQIFFNVAFFVVLVSLIIQGWSLTPVARLLQVQIPAKTHLVQRVELDLPGQPDYELAGYQVEKGSSAHGRDPQRLVLPDGVKPVLVIRRDELKGPEEITSLDVRDTIYLVTPLKHLELLDRLFVSREAPQLADDRRFFGEFTLDGAARLSDVAAMYGITPPEGSEDQTAAEFLIDRFGKPVVGDRVRIDSVELVIRKMNGDQPEKVGLKLL; encoded by the coding sequence ATGGAAATCACCAATCAGGTCATACTCTTCATTGGCATGATCTTTCTGGTCAGCATCCTGGCCAGCATCATCTCCGCACGTCTGGGCGCCCCGCTGCTGCTGGTCTTTCTGGTCATCGGCATGATGCTGGGCGAGGAAGGCCTGGGTATTCGCTTCGATGATATCCAGACCGCCCACCTGATTGGCAGTCTGGCGCTGGCCATCATCCTGTTCGACGGCGGCCTTCGCACCTCCACCTCCAGTTTCCGTGTCGGCCTGAAACCCGCCATTTCCCTGGCCAGCGTGGGGGTGTTGATCACCGCCGTCATTACCGGCCTGTTCGCCGCCTGGCTGCTGGAACTGCACTGGATTTACGGCCTGCTGATGGGCGCCATCATCGGCTCCACGGACGCGGCGGCCGTGTTTTCCCTGCTGCACACCTCGAAATTGGAACTGCAACAGCGTGTGGGGGCCACGCTGGAGATCGAATCCGGCAGCAACGACCCCATGGCCATCTTCCTGACCCTGGTCATGGTGGAGTTGATCATCTCCGGCCAGAAGCAGCTGGACTGGCTGATCAGTATCGAATTCATTCGCCAGATGGGCCTGGGCGCCATCATGGGGCTTGGGGGAGCGTGGCTGGCGGCACGCAGCGTCAATGCCCTGCCCCTGACACCCGGCCTGTACCCCCTGCTGGCCCTGGCGGCCGGCCTGTTGATCTTCGGCGCCACTGCCATGGTCGGTGGCAGTGGCTTTCTGGCCATCTATCTGGCCGGGATCGTACTGGGCAACACTCGGGTACAGTCGGTTCAGAACATCCGACGCTTCCACGATGGCATGGCCTGGATCAGTCAGATTGTCATGTTTCTGATGCTGGGGCTTCTGGTCACCCCCAGTGAGTTGCTCCATGTGGCACTGCCGGCGCTACTGATCGCCCTGGTGCTGATCTTCATCGCCCGTCCCATTGCGGTCTTCCTCAGTCTGATCCCCTTCCGCTTCGCATTGCGGGAACAGACCTTCATCGGCTGGGTGGGCCTGCGTGGGGCCGTGCCGATCATTCTGGCCATTTTCCCCCTGCTGGCGGGCATTCCCGAGGCACAGATATTCTTCAATGTGGCCTTCTTCGTGGTTCTGGTCTCTCTGATCATTCAAGGCTGGAGTCTCACGCCCGTTGCACGCCTGCTTCAGGTACAGATCCCGGCCAAGACCCATCTGGTACAGCGAGTGGAACTGGATCTACCGGGCCAGCCGGATTATGAGTTGGCCGGCTATCAGGTCGAGAAAGGGTCTTCCGCCCATGGTCGGGATCCCCAGCGCCTGGTGCTGCCGGATGGCGTCAAACCGGTGCTCGTCATCCGGCGGGATGAACTGAAGGGCCCGGAGGAAATCACCTCACTGGACGTGAGGGACACCATATACCTGGTAACACCCCTGAAGCATCTGGAGCTGCTGGATCGACTGTTCGTTTCCAGAGAGGCTCCACAGCTGGCGGATGATCGGCGCTTCTTTGGTGAATTCACTCTGGATGGAGCCGCCCGGCTTTCCGATGTGGCTGCCATGTACGGGATTACTCCCCCCGAGGGCAGCGAAGATCAGACGGCTGCGGAATTCCTCATTGACCGCTTCGGCAAGCCAGTGGTGGGTGACCGGGTCCGGATTGATTCGGTTGAGCTGGTCATTCGAAAGATGAACGGCGATCAACCGGAAAAGGTGGGTCTCAAACTGCTCTGA
- a CDS encoding TIGR02449 family protein, translating to MSENSPQRILQQELERLEARIDELVEEIARLKEENDSLRAQQGNLATERASLLQKNEQARHRVEAMISRLKSLEQA from the coding sequence ATGAGCGAAAACAGCCCACAGAGAATCCTCCAGCAGGAGCTGGAGCGCCTGGAAGCCCGCATCGACGAACTGGTCGAGGAAATCGCGCGGCTGAAGGAAGAGAATGACTCTCTGCGGGCACAACAGGGCAATCTCGCCACCGAGCGTGCCTCCCTGCTGCAGAAGAACGAACAAGCCCGCCACCGCGTCGAGGCCATGATCAGCCGCCTGAAGTCGCTCGAACAGGCCTGA
- a CDS encoding EVE domain-containing protein, producing MQYWLMKSEPDEFGIDDLERCPDATAHWDGCRNYQVRNMMRDEMKVGDRALFYHSNTKPPGVAGIMEIVREGYPDHTAFDPEDPHYDPKSDPDKPRWFMVDVRFVEKFPHYIPLSELKKQDALADMKILQRGNRLSITPVSKKEWNRIVKMGRGK from the coding sequence ATGCAGTACTGGCTGATGAAATCCGAACCCGACGAGTTTGGCATTGACGACCTTGAACGTTGTCCTGACGCAACAGCTCATTGGGATGGTTGCCGCAATTACCAGGTACGGAACATGATGCGGGACGAGATGAAAGTTGGCGACCGGGCGCTCTTCTATCATTCCAACACCAAGCCGCCAGGTGTCGCCGGCATCATGGAAATCGTGCGTGAAGGGTATCCGGACCATACCGCTTTCGACCCCGAAGATCCCCATTATGACCCCAAGAGTGACCCGGACAAACCGCGCTGGTTCATGGTGGATGTGCGTTTCGTGGAGAAATTCCCCCATTACATCCCGCTTTCAGAGCTCAAGAAACAGGATGCGTTGGCCGACATGAAGATCCTGCAACGCGGTAATCGACTCTCGATTACGCCGGTCAGCAAGAAAGAGTGGAACCGTATCGTGAAAATGGGCCGGGGAAAATGA
- a CDS encoding aminopeptidase P N-terminal domain-containing protein yields MPSQREFARRRRQLMQTMGPGAVAILPAAPERRRSRDIFHSYRQDSDFWYLTGFDEPSAVAVIAPGRAHGEYILFCRDKDAHHEAWDGPRAGPEGACAAFGADDAFPIDDLNDILPGLLEGRERIYYAMGRHRDFDQRLLAWVNLLKDKGEGGHEAHQIVALDHVLQDMRCYKSREEIRALRSAAAVSVEAHLRAMRACRPGMMEYEIEAELLHTFRRHGLEAAYPSIVAGGPNACTLHYIHNRAPLKDGDLLLIDAGCEYELYASDISRTFPVNGRFSREQQALYELVLASQDAAFETLRPGAGWNDAHARVIEVITQGLVDLGILEGHPDELVASEAYRPYFMHRTGHWLGLDVHDVGEYRVDGHWRQLEAGMVLTVEPGIYINADCSAVDARWRGIGIRIEDDVLITSEGHELLSVGLPRSAREVEAEMSGARAA; encoded by the coding sequence ATGCCGTCCCAGCGTGAGTTTGCCCGACGTCGCCGTCAACTCATGCAGACCATGGGGCCGGGCGCGGTGGCCATCCTGCCTGCCGCGCCGGAGCGGCGGCGCAGCCGTGACATTTTTCATTCCTATCGCCAGGACAGCGATTTCTGGTATCTCACCGGCTTTGATGAGCCGTCCGCGGTGGCGGTGATTGCACCCGGCCGGGCGCATGGGGAATACATCCTGTTCTGTCGCGACAAGGATGCTCACCATGAAGCCTGGGATGGGCCCCGGGCCGGTCCTGAAGGCGCGTGTGCGGCCTTCGGTGCCGATGACGCCTTTCCCATCGATGATCTCAATGACATTCTGCCCGGTCTGCTCGAAGGGCGTGAACGCATCTATTACGCCATGGGCCGGCATCGTGATTTCGATCAGCGCCTGCTGGCCTGGGTGAATCTCCTGAAGGACAAGGGCGAGGGTGGTCATGAGGCACACCAGATCGTTGCGCTCGACCATGTCCTCCAGGACATGCGCTGTTACAAGAGCCGGGAGGAGATTCGAGCCTTGCGGAGTGCGGCGGCTGTTTCCGTGGAGGCCCATCTTCGTGCCATGCGGGCCTGTCGGCCTGGCATGATGGAATACGAGATCGAGGCCGAGTTGCTGCACACTTTCCGCCGCCACGGACTTGAGGCGGCCTATCCCAGCATCGTGGCCGGTGGCCCCAACGCCTGTACCCTGCATTACATTCACAATCGTGCGCCCCTCAAGGATGGTGATCTGCTCCTCATTGATGCCGGTTGTGAATATGAGCTGTACGCATCGGACATCAGTCGCACCTTCCCGGTGAACGGTCGATTCAGCCGCGAACAGCAGGCCCTGTACGAATTGGTGTTGGCATCTCAGGATGCCGCCTTCGAGACCCTCCGACCCGGGGCCGGCTGGAATGATGCCCATGCACGGGTCATCGAGGTCATCACCCAGGGTCTGGTGGATCTCGGCATACTCGAGGGGCACCCGGATGAGCTGGTGGCCTCGGAAGCCTATCGCCCCTATTTCATGCACCGGACCGGACATTGGCTGGGCCTGGATGTGCACGATGTGGGTGAGTATCGCGTGGATGGCCACTGGCGCCAGCTGGAAGCCGGCATGGTGCTGACAGTGGAACCGGGAATCTACATCAATGCCGACTGTAGCGCGGTTGATGCCCGCTGGCGGGGCATCGGCATCCGCATCGAGGATGATGTGCTGATCACATCCGAGGGCCATGAGCTGCTCTCCGTTGGTTTGCCACGCAGCGCAAGGGAAGTGGAAGCCGAAATGTCGGGAGCCAGGGCGGCATGA
- a CDS encoding cell division protein ZapA has protein sequence MSDTTQVNVRILEKEYQFACREEERVALLQAADYLDRLMREIRASGRVVGLDRIAVMAALNMANDLLHQQGNENALAESALERVRKLHQRLDSVTGKPE, from the coding sequence ATGTCCGATACCACCCAGGTCAATGTCCGGATCCTGGAAAAGGAATACCAGTTCGCCTGTCGCGAAGAAGAACGGGTGGCGCTGCTGCAGGCAGCCGACTATCTGGATCGCCTGATGCGCGAGATCCGGGCCAGTGGCCGGGTGGTGGGGCTGGATCGGATTGCCGTCATGGCGGCGCTGAACATGGCCAATGACCTGCTGCACCAACAGGGCAATGAAAACGCACTGGCGGAATCTGCCCTTGAACGCGTGCGCAAACTCCATCAGCGTCTGGATTCGGTCACCGGCAAGCCGGAGTGA
- the rpsI gene encoding 30S ribosomal protein S9, giving the protein MAQQQYYGTGRRKTSTARVFMRQGSGQIIVNGKPLDEYFGRKTARMIVRQPLERLEMVDNFDVTITVAGGGSTGQAGAIRHGLSRALMEYDEALRSSLRQAGWVTRDPRQVERKKVGLRKARRAPQFSKR; this is encoded by the coding sequence ATGGCACAGCAACAGTATTACGGCACCGGCCGTCGCAAGACCTCCACCGCCCGCGTTTTCATGCGTCAGGGCAGTGGTCAGATCATCGTCAACGGCAAGCCGCTGGACGAATACTTCGGCCGCAAGACTGCCCGGATGATCGTGCGTCAGCCGCTCGAGCGCCTGGAAATGGTCGACAACTTTGACGTCACCATCACCGTGGCCGGTGGTGGCAGCACCGGCCAGGCCGGCGCCATTCGTCACGGCCTCAGCCGTGCACTGATGGAATACGACGAAGCCCTGCGCAGCTCGCTGCGCCAGGCTGGCTGGGTCACCCGTGACCCCCGTCAGGTCGAGCGCAAGAAGGTCGGCCTGCGCAAAGCCCGCCGCGCTCCGCAGTTCTCCAAGCGTTAA